The following proteins are co-located in the Hydrogenophaga sp. RAC07 genome:
- a CDS encoding ABC transporter substrate-binding protein produces MRLRHTPLALAALLALGSLPAWADEAAAKKWIDSEFQPSTLTKAQQAAEMKWFIDAAAKLKAKGVKEISVVSETITTHEYESKTLAKAFAEITGITVKHDLIQEGDVVEKLQTSMQSGKSIYDGWISDSDLIGTHYRYGKMMNLTDYMAGKGKEYTNPGLDIKDFIGTSFTTAPDGKLYQLPDQQFANLYWFRADLFARQDLKDKFKAKYGYDLGVPLNWSAYEDIAAFFSEDVKTIDGKPIYGHMDYGKKDPSLGWRFTDAWLSMAGTADIGIPNGKPVDEWGIRASADGCTPLGASVSRGGATNSPAAVYALTKYIDWMKKYAPKEATGMTFGEAGPVPAQGQIAQQIFWYTAFTADMTKPGLPVVNADGTPKWRMAPGPNGPYWKQGMQNGYQDVGSWSFFNGHDENKTAAAWLYAQFVTAKTTSLKKTIVGLTPIRESDIQSKAMTDLAPKLGGLVEFYRSPARVAWTPTGTNVPDYPKLAQLWWQNVAQAVTGEKTPQVAMDNLAEQMDQVMSRLERAGMERCAPKLNPKGDPAKYLSDKAAPWKKLANEKPKGETIAYDQLLNAWKNGKAR; encoded by the coding sequence ATGAGATTGCGACACACCCCACTGGCCCTGGCAGCCTTGCTCGCCCTGGGCTCCCTGCCGGCCTGGGCCGACGAGGCCGCCGCCAAGAAGTGGATCGACAGCGAGTTCCAGCCCTCCACCCTCACCAAGGCCCAGCAGGCCGCCGAGATGAAGTGGTTCATCGATGCCGCCGCCAAGCTCAAGGCCAAGGGCGTGAAAGAAATTTCGGTGGTGTCCGAGACCATCACCACGCACGAGTACGAGAGCAAGACACTGGCCAAAGCCTTTGCCGAAATCACCGGCATCACCGTCAAGCACGACCTCATTCAAGAAGGCGACGTGGTCGAGAAGCTGCAGACGTCCATGCAGTCGGGCAAGTCGATCTACGACGGCTGGATCAGCGACTCCGACCTGATCGGCACGCACTACCGCTACGGCAAGATGATGAACCTGACCGACTACATGGCCGGCAAGGGCAAGGAGTACACCAACCCCGGCCTGGACATCAAGGACTTCATCGGCACCAGCTTCACCACCGCGCCCGACGGCAAGCTCTACCAGTTGCCCGACCAGCAGTTCGCCAACCTGTACTGGTTCCGCGCCGACCTGTTCGCGCGGCAAGACCTGAAAGACAAGTTCAAGGCCAAGTACGGCTACGACCTGGGCGTGCCGCTGAACTGGAGCGCGTACGAGGACATCGCCGCCTTCTTCAGCGAAGACGTCAAGACCATCGACGGCAAGCCGATCTACGGCCACATGGACTACGGCAAGAAGGACCCCTCGCTGGGCTGGCGCTTCACCGACGCCTGGCTCTCGATGGCCGGCACCGCCGACATCGGCATTCCCAACGGCAAGCCGGTGGACGAGTGGGGCATCCGTGCCTCGGCCGACGGCTGCACGCCGCTGGGTGCCAGCGTTTCGCGCGGCGGCGCCACCAACTCGCCGGCCGCCGTGTACGCGCTCACCAAGTACATCGACTGGATGAAGAAGTACGCGCCGAAAGAAGCCACCGGCATGACCTTCGGCGAAGCCGGCCCGGTGCCCGCCCAGGGCCAGATCGCGCAGCAGATCTTCTGGTACACCGCCTTCACCGCCGACATGACCAAGCCCGGCCTGCCGGTGGTCAACGCCGACGGCACGCCCAAGTGGCGCATGGCACCCGGCCCGAACGGCCCGTACTGGAAGCAGGGCATGCAGAACGGTTACCAGGACGTGGGTTCGTGGTCGTTCTTCAACGGCCACGACGAGAACAAGACGGCCGCCGCCTGGCTGTACGCGCAGTTCGTGACCGCCAAGACCACCTCGCTGAAGAAGACCATCGTCGGCCTGACCCCCATCCGCGAGAGCGACATCCAGAGCAAGGCCATGACCGATCTGGCGCCCAAGCTGGGGGGCCTGGTCGAGTTCTACCGCAGCCCGGCCCGCGTGGCCTGGACGCCCACCGGCACCAACGTGCCCGACTACCCCAAGCTGGCCCAGCTCTGGTGGCAGAACGTGGCGCAAGCCGTGACGGGTGAGAAAACGCCGCAGGTGGCCATGGACAACCTGGCCGAGCAGATGGACCAGGTCATGAGCCGCCTGGAGCGCGCCGGCATGGAGCGCTGCGCGCCCAAGCTCAACCCCAAGGGCGACCCCGCCAAGTACCTGAGCGACAAGGCCGCACCCTGGAAAAAGCTGGCGAACGAGAAGCCCAAGGGAGAGACCATCGCCTACGACCAATTGCTCAACGCATGGAAGAATGGCAAGGCGCGTTGA
- a CDS encoding glycerol-3-phosphate dehydrogenase/oxidase, whose amino-acid sequence MTRAELLESLPRHGVFDLAVVGGGATGLGVALDAALRGFSVVLLESHDFAGGTSSRSTKLLHGGVRYLAQGNLALVREALAERATVLRIAPHLAQPLPFVMPSYKWWQTPFYGIGLKLYDMLAGSAGLGRTEFLSRSQTLQALPGVNPEGLRGGVKYWDGQFDDARLALALARSAEAAGAQVVNYAEVTAVRQLAGGDAPLSSLDVKDRLGSATLQLQARCVVNATGVWVDALRDHTQPPAHPGTPSRMVSPSQGVHVVVDRDFMPGGHALLVPKTRDGRVLFAVPWLGKLVLGTTDTPRRDLPREPDAFAEELEFILSEASQALSRPVRREDIKSLWVGLRPLVAAPAAAEGGTKVLSREHTIVVDPNGLVTVTGGKWTTYRAMAEDVLERCFASRLLPRRAGGQSEAHVLRGAAVASPATPLHAAPGLHLYGSDGAQVNECPGQNNTLGAGVTEAMVRYAARFEHARTVEDVLARRSRILFLDAAEAARMAPAVAGILQQELGSDPALGAFLDLCTRYLPSSAAN is encoded by the coding sequence ATGACACGCGCAGAACTGCTTGAATCGCTCCCCCGCCACGGCGTTTTTGACCTGGCGGTCGTCGGTGGTGGTGCCACCGGACTCGGGGTGGCGCTCGACGCGGCACTGCGCGGTTTCTCGGTGGTGCTGCTGGAGTCGCACGACTTTGCCGGCGGCACCTCGTCGCGATCCACCAAACTGCTGCACGGCGGCGTGCGCTACCTGGCGCAGGGCAACCTGGCCCTGGTGCGCGAAGCCCTGGCGGAGCGGGCCACGGTGCTGCGCATCGCGCCCCACCTCGCGCAACCGCTGCCCTTCGTCATGCCGTCCTACAAGTGGTGGCAGACCCCGTTTTACGGCATCGGCCTCAAGCTCTACGACATGCTGGCCGGCAGCGCCGGGCTGGGCCGCACCGAATTCCTCAGCCGCTCGCAGACCCTGCAGGCCCTGCCCGGGGTGAACCCCGAGGGCTTGCGCGGTGGCGTCAAGTACTGGGACGGCCAGTTCGACGATGCGCGCCTCGCGCTGGCGCTGGCCCGCAGCGCCGAGGCCGCGGGGGCCCAGGTTGTGAACTATGCCGAAGTGACGGCGGTGCGCCAGCTCGCCGGGGGCGACGCCCCCCTGTCGTCGCTGGACGTGAAGGACCGACTCGGCAGCGCCACGTTGCAGTTGCAGGCCCGCTGCGTGGTCAACGCCACCGGTGTCTGGGTCGACGCGCTGCGCGACCACACCCAGCCGCCCGCCCACCCGGGCACACCCTCGCGCATGGTCAGCCCCAGCCAGGGCGTGCACGTGGTGGTGGACCGCGACTTCATGCCCGGCGGCCACGCACTGCTGGTGCCCAAGACGCGCGACGGCCGCGTGCTGTTCGCCGTGCCGTGGTTGGGCAAACTGGTGCTGGGCACCACCGACACCCCGCGCCGGGACCTGCCGCGCGAGCCCGATGCCTTTGCCGAAGAGCTCGAATTCATCCTCAGCGAGGCCAGCCAGGCTCTGAGCCGGCCGGTGCGCCGTGAAGACATCAAGAGCCTCTGGGTGGGCCTGCGACCCCTGGTGGCCGCACCCGCCGCAGCCGAGGGTGGCACCAAGGTGCTGTCGCGCGAACACACCATCGTGGTCGACCCCAACGGCCTGGTCACCGTGACCGGGGGCAAATGGACCACCTACCGCGCCATGGCGGAAGACGTGCTGGAGCGATGCTTCGCCAGCCGGCTGCTGCCCCGGCGCGCGGGCGGCCAGAGCGAAGCGCATGTGCTCAGGGGCGCTGCCGTGGCCAGTCCAGCCACGCCCCTGCACGCGGCGCCCGGCCTGCACCTGTACGGGTCCGACGGGGCGCAGGTCAACGAATGCCCCGGGCAAAACAACACCCTGGGGGCTGGCGTGACCGAAGCCATGGTGCGTTACGCCGCCCGCTTCGAGCACGCCCGGACGGTGGAGGATGTGCTCGCCCGCCGCTCGCGCATCCTGTTCCTGGATGCCGCCGAAGCCGCCCGGATGGCGCCCGCCGTGGCCGGCATCCTGCAGCAGGAGCTGGGCTCGGACCCGGCCCTGGGCGCATTTCTGGACCTGTGCACCCGCTATCTGCCCTCGTCCGCAGCGAATTAG
- the rplN gene encoding 50S ribosomal protein L14, giving the protein MIQTQSRLDVADNTGAKSVMCIKVLGGSKRRYASVGDVIKVTIKEAAPRGRVKKGEVYNAVVVRTAKGIRRQDGALIKFDGNAAVLLNAKLEPIGTRIFGPVTRELRTEKFMKIVSLAPEVL; this is encoded by the coding sequence ATGATCCAAACGCAATCTCGACTCGATGTTGCCGACAACACGGGTGCCAAGTCCGTGATGTGCATCAAGGTGCTCGGCGGCTCCAAGCGGCGTTACGCCAGCGTGGGCGACGTCATCAAGGTCACCATCAAAGAAGCAGCGCCCCGTGGCCGCGTCAAAAAAGGCGAGGTTTACAACGCTGTGGTGGTTCGCACCGCCAAGGGTATCCGTCGTCAAGACGGCGCCCTCATCAAATTCGACGGCAACGCAGCAGTGTTGCTCAACGCCAAGCTGGAGCCCATCGGCACCCGCATCTTCGGACCGGTGACGCGCGAGCTGCGCACCGAAAAGTTCATGAAGATCGTGTCGCTGGCGCCCGAGGTTCTCTGA
- the rplX gene encoding 50S ribosomal protein L24, with the protein MNKIRSGDEVIVIAGRDKGKRGKVVLRADDSKLVVEGVNIVKKHAKPNPMKGVTGGIIEKTMPIHQSNIAIFNGATGKADRVGIKLLADGKKVRVFKSSGEEIKAA; encoded by the coding sequence ATGAACAAGATTCGCAGTGGTGACGAAGTCATCGTGATCGCAGGACGCGACAAGGGCAAGCGCGGCAAGGTCGTGCTCCGTGCCGACGACAGCAAGCTGGTCGTCGAAGGCGTGAACATCGTCAAGAAGCACGCCAAGCCGAACCCCATGAAGGGTGTGACCGGCGGCATCATCGAAAAAACCATGCCCATCCACCAGTCCAACATCGCCATCTTCAATGGCGCCACGGGCAAGGCGGATCGCGTGGGCATCAAGCTCCTGGCTGACGGCAAGAAAGTGCGCGTCTTCAAGTCCAGCGGCGAAGAAATCAAGGCGGCATGA
- the rplE gene encoding 50S ribosomal protein L5, with the protein MARLQEIFRDKIAPSLVEKFGYKSIMEVPRITKITLNMGVSEAVADKKVMDNAVGDLTKIAGQKPVVTKARKAIAGFKIREQQAIGCMVTLRGAKMYEFLDRFVTVALPRVRDFRGISGRSFDGRGNYNVGVKEQIIFPEIEYDKVDALRGLNISITTTAKNDEECKALLAGFRFPFKN; encoded by the coding sequence ATGGCACGTTTGCAAGAAATTTTCCGCGACAAGATCGCGCCCAGCCTGGTGGAGAAGTTCGGCTACAAGTCGATCATGGAGGTGCCCCGCATCACCAAGATCACGCTGAATATGGGTGTGAGCGAAGCTGTGGCCGACAAGAAGGTCATGGACAACGCCGTGGGCGACCTGACCAAGATCGCCGGTCAGAAGCCAGTGGTGACCAAGGCCCGCAAGGCCATCGCCGGTTTCAAGATCCGCGAACAGCAGGCCATCGGCTGCATGGTGACCCTGCGCGGCGCCAAGATGTACGAATTTCTGGACCGTTTCGTCACCGTGGCTCTGCCCCGTGTGCGCGACTTCCGTGGTATCTCCGGTCGCTCGTTCGACGGCCGCGGCAACTACAACGTCGGCGTCAAGGAACAGATCATCTTCCCTGAGATCGAGTACGACAAGGTTGACGCCTTGCGCGGTCTCAACATCAGCATCACGACGACCGCCAAGAACGACGAAGAGTGCAAGGCTCTTCTGGCTGGTTTCCGTTTCCCGTTCAAGAACTGA
- the rpsN gene encoding 30S ribosomal protein S14 translates to MAKQALLQRELKREKLAAKFAKKYNEFKAVANDVKKSDEERDAARLGLQKLPRNSNPTRQRNRCEITGRPRGTFAHFGLARAKVREMAFAGEIPGITKASW, encoded by the coding sequence GTGGCTAAACAAGCACTACTGCAACGTGAACTCAAGCGCGAGAAACTCGCGGCCAAGTTCGCCAAGAAATACAACGAATTCAAAGCCGTCGCCAACGACGTCAAGAAGTCCGACGAAGAGCGCGATGCGGCCCGCCTGGGTCTGCAGAAGCTGCCCCGCAATTCGAACCCGACCCGCCAGCGCAACCGCTGCGAGATCACCGGTCGTCCGCGCGGCACCTTCGCTCATTTCGGCCTGGCTCGCGCCAAGGTCCGCGAAATGGCGTTTGCCGGAGAAATCCCCGGCATCACCAAAGCCAGCTGGTAA
- the rpsH gene encoding 30S ribosomal protein S8, with product MSMSDPIADMLTRIRNAQMVEKSTVSMPASKVKAAIAQVLKDEGYIDGFQVKNNDGKSELEIALKYYAGRPVIERIERVSRPGLRVYRGRNAIPQVQNGLGVAIVTTPQGVMTDRKARATGVGGEVLCYVA from the coding sequence ATGAGCATGAGTGATCCTATCGCCGACATGTTGACCCGCATCCGCAACGCGCAGATGGTCGAGAAGTCCACCGTGTCGATGCCGGCCTCCAAGGTCAAAGCCGCGATTGCCCAAGTCCTGAAGGACGAAGGCTACATCGACGGATTCCAGGTCAAGAACAACGACGGCAAGAGCGAACTCGAAATCGCCTTGAAGTACTACGCTGGCCGTCCCGTGATCGAGCGCATCGAGCGTGTGAGCCGTCCCGGCCTGCGTGTTTACCGCGGTCGCAACGCCATCCCCCAGGTCCAGAACGGTCTGGGTGTGGCCATCGTCACCACGCCCCAGGGTGTGATGACCGATCGCAAGGCTCGCGCCACCGGTGTCGGCGGCGAAGTCCTGTGTTACGTCGCCTGA
- the rplF gene encoding 50S ribosomal protein L6: protein MSRIGKLPVSIPVGVEIAVKDDLINVKGTLGALALAQNALVKVESNNGALTFVPVNESREANAMSGTMRQLVNNMVNGVSKGFEKKLTLLGVGYKAQAQGTKLNLTVGYSHPVVMDMPAGIKVETPTPTEILIKGSDRQRVGQVASEVRAVRPPEPYKGKGIRYADEKVVIKETKKK from the coding sequence ATGTCACGTATTGGAAAACTGCCGGTCTCCATCCCTGTCGGGGTCGAGATCGCCGTCAAAGACGATCTGATCAACGTCAAGGGCACCCTGGGTGCCCTGGCGCTGGCGCAAAACGCGCTGGTCAAGGTTGAAAGCAACAACGGCGCGCTGACTTTCGTTCCTGTGAACGAGTCCCGCGAAGCCAATGCCATGTCGGGCACCATGCGTCAGCTGGTCAACAACATGGTCAACGGCGTCAGCAAGGGCTTCGAAAAGAAGCTCACGCTGCTGGGCGTGGGCTACAAGGCCCAGGCACAAGGCACCAAGCTGAACCTGACGGTGGGTTACTCCCACCCGGTGGTGATGGACATGCCTGCCGGTATCAAGGTGGAAACGCCGACGCCGACCGAAATCCTGATCAAGGGTTCGGACCGTCAGCGTGTTGGTCAGGTCGCTTCCGAAGTGCGGGCCGTGCGCCCCCCCGAGCCCTACAAGGGCAAGGGCATCCGTTATGCGGATGAAAAGGTCGTGATCAAGGAAACCAAGAAGAAATAA
- the rplR gene encoding 50S ribosomal protein L18, protein MLTKKEQRLRRARQTRIRIAQQGAVRLSVTRTNLHIYANVISDDGAKVLASASTAEAEVRAQIGGAGKGGNAAAAALIGKRIAEKAKAAGIEKVAFDRSGFAYHGRVKALADAAREAGLQF, encoded by the coding sequence ATGTTGACCAAAAAAGAGCAACGTCTGCGCCGCGCCCGCCAAACGCGGATCCGCATTGCACAGCAGGGTGCTGTCCGCCTGAGCGTGACCCGCACCAACCTGCATATCTACGCCAACGTCATCTCCGACGACGGCGCCAAGGTGCTGGCCTCGGCCTCCACGGCCGAAGCGGAAGTGCGTGCCCAGATTGGTGGCGCGGGCAAAGGTGGCAATGCCGCCGCCGCAGCCTTGATCGGCAAGCGCATCGCCGAGAAGGCCAAGGCCGCCGGCATTGAAAAGGTGGCTTTTGACCGCTCCGGTTTTGCCTACCACGGTCGGGTGAAAGCCCTGGCAGACGCCGCCCGCGAAGCCGGCCTGCAGTTCTGA
- the rpsE gene encoding 30S ribosomal protein S5: MAKFTANIKNEANEDGLREKMIAINRVTKVVKGGRILGFAALTVVGDGDGRVGMGKGKAREVPVAVQKAMEAARRNMIKVSLKNGSLHHSVHGEHGASNVMMLPASKGTGIIAGGPMRAVFEVLGITDVVAKSHGSSNPYNLVRATLDALKNSTTPSDVAAKRGKSVEDILG, from the coding sequence ATGGCTAAATTTACGGCAAACATCAAGAACGAAGCGAACGAAGACGGTTTGCGCGAAAAGATGATCGCGATCAACCGCGTGACCAAGGTGGTCAAGGGCGGTCGCATCCTCGGTTTCGCAGCACTGACCGTCGTCGGCGACGGCGATGGCCGCGTGGGCATGGGCAAGGGCAAGGCGCGTGAAGTGCCGGTGGCCGTTCAGAAGGCCATGGAAGCGGCTCGTCGCAACATGATCAAGGTGTCGCTCAAGAACGGTTCCCTGCACCACAGCGTGCACGGCGAGCACGGCGCTTCCAACGTCATGATGCTGCCCGCCTCCAAGGGTACCGGCATCATTGCCGGCGGCCCGATGCGCGCTGTTTTTGAAGTGCTCGGTATCACCGACGTCGTGGCCAAGAGCCATGGTTCGAGCAATCCCTACAACCTGGTGCGTGCCACGCTGGACGCCCTGAAGAATTCAACCACCCCGTCCGATGTGGCTGCCAAGCGTGGCAAGTCCGTCGAAGACATCCTGGGTTGA
- the rpmD gene encoding 50S ribosomal protein L30 translates to MTTQNTVKVQLVRSPIGTKQSHRDTVRGLGLRKLNSTSELQDTPAVRGMINKISYLVKVL, encoded by the coding sequence ATGACCACTCAAAACACCGTCAAGGTTCAGTTGGTGCGCAGCCCCATCGGAACCAAGCAATCCCACCGCGACACCGTGCGCGGCCTGGGCCTGCGCAAACTCAACAGCACCAGCGAGCTGCAGGACACACCTGCCGTGCGCGGCATGATCAACAAGATCAGCTATCTGGTCAAAGTACTCTGA
- the rplO gene encoding 50S ribosomal protein L15: MQLNTIKPSEGSKHAKRRVGRGIGSGLGKTAGRGHKGQKSRSGGYHKVGFEGGQMPLQRRLPKRGFKSTQLQFNAEVTLTDISALNVADVDMLVLKQAGLVPHLAKRVKVIKTGELTRAVSFKDVTVTAGAKAVIEAAGGSIA, translated from the coding sequence ATGCAACTCAACACCATCAAGCCCTCTGAAGGCTCCAAGCACGCCAAGCGTCGCGTGGGTCGCGGCATTGGCTCCGGCCTGGGCAAGACCGCAGGTCGTGGCCACAAAGGCCAAAAGTCCCGTTCGGGCGGCTACCACAAGGTGGGCTTCGAAGGCGGTCAAATGCCTCTGCAGCGCCGCTTGCCCAAGCGCGGTTTCAAGTCGACCCAACTGCAGTTCAACGCCGAAGTCACGCTGACCGACATCAGCGCGCTCAACGTGGCCGATGTGGACATGCTCGTGCTCAAACAGGCTGGCCTTGTGCCGCACCTGGCCAAGCGCGTCAAGGTCATCAAGACGGGTGAACTCACGCGTGCCGTGTCCTTCAAGGACGTGACGGTCACCGCGGGTGCCAAAGCCGTGATCGAAGCCGCTGGCGGCTCGATCGCCTGA
- the secY gene encoding preprotein translocase subunit SecY yields the protein MATGSTSLAKTGKYGDLRRRLVFLLLALVVYRIGAHIPVPGIDPAQLEQLFKGQAGGILSLFNMFSGGSLSRFAVFALGIMPYISASIIMQLMTYVVPTFEQLKKEGEAGRRKITQYTRYGTLALAIFQSMGIALALEGQAGLVIDPGMGFRLTAVVSLVAGTMFLMWLGEQITERGLGNGISILIFAGIAAGLPSAVAGLLELVRTGAMNILVAIFIIALVVLVTYFVVFVERGQRKILVNYARRQVGNKVYGGQSSHLPLKLNMAGVIPPIFASSIILLPTTVVSWVSTGDSTRWLRDIASALSPGQPIYVALYAAAIIFFCFFYTALVFNSRETADNLKKSGAFIPGIRPGDQTARYIDKILLRLTLAGAVYITAVCLLPEFLILKYNVPFYFGGTSLLIIVVVTMDFMAQVQNYMMSQQYDSLLKKANFKTSPGS from the coding sequence GTGGCAACTGGATCCACGTCCCTGGCCAAAACCGGCAAGTACGGCGACCTGCGTCGCCGGCTGGTTTTCTTGCTGCTCGCCTTGGTGGTGTACCGCATTGGTGCGCACATCCCCGTGCCGGGCATTGACCCCGCGCAACTTGAACAGCTGTTCAAGGGGCAGGCGGGCGGCATCCTGAGCCTGTTCAACATGTTCTCGGGCGGATCGCTGTCGCGGTTCGCAGTCTTTGCGCTGGGGATCATGCCGTACATCTCGGCGTCGATCATCATGCAGCTCATGACCTACGTGGTGCCCACGTTCGAGCAGCTGAAGAAAGAGGGCGAAGCCGGGCGTCGCAAGATCACGCAGTACACGCGCTATGGCACGCTCGCATTGGCGATCTTTCAGTCGATGGGCATTGCGCTCGCGCTGGAAGGCCAGGCCGGGCTGGTGATCGATCCTGGCATGGGTTTCCGCCTCACCGCTGTGGTGAGTCTGGTGGCAGGCACCATGTTCCTGATGTGGCTGGGTGAGCAGATCACCGAGCGTGGCTTGGGCAACGGCATTTCGATCCTGATCTTCGCCGGCATTGCCGCGGGTCTGCCCAGTGCTGTGGCGGGTTTGCTCGAACTGGTTCGCACCGGTGCGATGAACATTCTGGTGGCGATCTTCATCATCGCGCTGGTGGTCCTGGTGACCTACTTCGTGGTGTTCGTCGAACGGGGTCAACGCAAGATCTTGGTGAACTATGCGCGCCGTCAGGTGGGCAACAAGGTCTATGGCGGTCAGTCGTCGCACTTGCCGCTCAAGCTGAACATGGCGGGTGTGATTCCTCCGATCTTTGCTTCGTCCATCATCTTGCTGCCGACGACGGTGGTGAGCTGGGTGAGCACCGGTGACTCCACACGCTGGTTGCGCGATATCGCCTCTGCGTTGTCGCCCGGCCAGCCGATCTATGTTGCCTTGTATGCGGCCGCCATCATCTTCTTCTGCTTCTTCTACACGGCGCTGGTGTTCAACAGCCGTGAGACAGCCGACAACCTGAAGAAGAGCGGTGCCTTCATTCCCGGCATTCGCCCAGGTGACCAGACGGCCCGCTACATCGACAAGATCTTGCTGAGGCTGACACTGGCCGGCGCCGTGTACATCACCGCAGTCTGTCTGCTGCCCGAGTTCCTGATCCTCAAGTACAACGTGCCGTTTTACTTTGGTGGAACTTCATTGCTGATCATTGTTGTGGTGACCATGGATTTCATGGCACAGGTTCAGAATTACATGATGTCGCAGCAGTACGACTCGCTGCTGAAAAAGGCCAATTTCAAGACCTCACCCGGTAGTTGA
- the infA gene encoding translation initiation factor IF-1: MSKDDVIEMQGEVVENLPNATFRVKLENGHVVLGHISGKMRMHYIRILPGDKVKVELTPYDLTRARIVFRSK; encoded by the coding sequence ATGTCCAAGGACGACGTGATCGAGATGCAAGGGGAGGTGGTTGAAAACCTTCCCAACGCGACCTTCAGGGTCAAGCTCGAAAACGGTCATGTGGTGTTGGGACACATCAGCGGCAAGATGAGGATGCATTACATCCGCATCCTGCCTGGCGACAAAGTCAAAGTAGAGCTCACGCCCTACGACCTCACCCGAGCGCGGATTGTGTTCCGTTCGAAGTGA
- the rpmJ gene encoding 50S ribosomal protein L36, with protein MRVSASVKKMCRNCKIIKRHGVVRVICTDPRHKQRQG; from the coding sequence ATGAGAGTTTCGGCTTCGGTCAAAAAAATGTGCCGCAACTGCAAGATCATCAAGCGGCACGGTGTTGTGCGAGTCATTTGCACCGATCCGCGTCATAAGCAGCGTCAAGGCTGA
- the rpsM gene encoding 30S ribosomal protein S13 has protein sequence MARIAGINIPPHKHAEIGLTAIFGIGRTRARKICEACGIDYTKKIKDLSDAELEKVRDQVGTFTIEGDLRRETTMNIKRLMDIGCYRGFRHRRGLPLRGQRTKTNARTRKGPRKAAQSLKK, from the coding sequence ATGGCTCGTATTGCAGGCATCAACATTCCGCCGCACAAGCACGCTGAAATCGGCTTGACGGCAATTTTCGGTATCGGTCGCACCCGCGCTCGCAAAATCTGCGAAGCGTGTGGCATCGACTACACCAAGAAGATCAAGGACCTGAGTGACGCGGAACTCGAAAAAGTTCGCGACCAGGTTGGCACGTTCACGATCGAAGGCGACCTCCGCCGCGAGACCACCATGAACATCAAGCGATTGATGGACATCGGCTGCTACCGCGGTTTCCGTCACCGTCGTGGCCTGCCACTGCGCGGTCAGCGCACGAAGACCAACGCGCGCACGCGCAAAGGTCCCCGCAAGGCAGCCCAGTCGCTGAAGAAGTAA
- the rpsK gene encoding 30S ribosomal protein S11 codes for MAKSPSTSASARVRKKVRKNIADGIAHVHASFNNTIITITDRQGNALSWASSGGQGFKGSRKSTPFAAQVASEVAGRAAIEQGIKNLDVEIKGPGPGRESSVRALGALGIRINSISDVTPVPHNGCRPQKRRRI; via the coding sequence ATGGCCAAGTCACCCTCCACCAGCGCATCCGCACGCGTCCGCAAAAAAGTCCGCAAGAACATTGCCGACGGCATCGCGCACGTGCACGCTTCGTTCAACAACACCATCATCACGATCACCGATCGCCAGGGCAATGCTCTGTCGTGGGCATCGTCCGGTGGCCAGGGCTTCAAGGGCTCGCGCAAATCGACGCCTTTCGCAGCCCAGGTGGCTTCGGAAGTGGCTGGTCGCGCGGCCATCGAGCAAGGTATCAAGAACCTGGACGTCGAGATCAAGGGTCCGGGTCCTGGCCGCGAATCGTCGGTGCGCGCCCTCGGTGCTCTCGGCATCCGCATCAACTCCATTTCTGACGTGACGCCTGTGCCCCATAACGGCTGCCGTCCGCAGAAGCGCCGCCGCATTTGA